One Phenylobacterium hankyongense DNA segment encodes these proteins:
- the pip gene encoding prolyl aminopeptidase has product MERNTPAPAVSASANRRGLFPETDPFSSGWLPTGGPHEIYYEECGKKDGKPCVILHGGPGGAINPTMRRFFDPAKWRMALFDQRGCGKSRPNASLEDNTTWSLIADIERLREHLGVEKWTVFGGSWGSTLALAYAITHPDRVEALVLRGVFLLTARELRWFYQDGASMMFPDAWARFCAPIPPEERGDMISAYHKRLTHADRRVQAEAAAAWSQWEGDTISIRGPEARPSKFNEIDFAIAFARIECHFFANHGFFPEEGWILKNMEKIRGMPGWIVQGRFDVVTPMEAAWNLKAAWPEARFEVVWDAGHASTEPGIVDALVRATDQAFTL; this is encoded by the coding sequence ATGGAACGCAACACGCCTGCCCCCGCCGTCTCGGCCTCCGCCAACCGGCGCGGGTTGTTCCCGGAAACCGATCCGTTCAGCTCCGGCTGGCTGCCCACCGGCGGCCCGCACGAGATCTACTACGAGGAGTGCGGCAAGAAGGACGGCAAGCCGTGCGTCATCCTGCACGGCGGCCCCGGCGGCGCGATCAACCCGACCATGCGGCGGTTCTTCGACCCTGCGAAATGGCGGATGGCGCTGTTCGACCAGCGCGGCTGCGGCAAGAGCCGGCCCAACGCCAGCCTCGAGGACAACACCACCTGGTCGCTGATCGCCGACATCGAGCGGCTGCGCGAGCACCTGGGCGTCGAGAAGTGGACGGTGTTCGGCGGCTCCTGGGGCTCCACCCTGGCGCTGGCCTACGCCATCACCCATCCCGACCGGGTCGAGGCCCTGGTGCTGCGCGGCGTCTTCCTGCTCACCGCGCGGGAGCTGCGCTGGTTCTACCAGGACGGGGCCTCGATGATGTTCCCGGACGCCTGGGCGCGGTTCTGCGCCCCGATCCCGCCCGAAGAGCGCGGCGACATGATCAGCGCCTACCACAAGCGCCTGACCCACGCCGACCGCCGGGTGCAGGCGGAGGCGGCCGCGGCCTGGAGCCAGTGGGAAGGCGACACCATCTCGATCCGCGGACCCGAAGCCCGGCCCTCGAAGTTCAACGAGATCGACTTCGCCATCGCCTTCGCTCGGATCGAATGCCACTTCTTCGCCAACCACGGCTTCTTCCCCGAGGAAGGCTGGATCCTGAAAAACATGGAGAAGATCCGCGGCATGCCCGGCTGGATCGTGCAGGGCCGGTTCGACGTGGTGACGCCGATGGAGGCCGCCTGGAACCTGAAGGCCGCGTGGCCGGAGGCGCGCTTCGAGGTGGTCTGGGACGCCGGCCACGCCTCGACCGAGCCGGGGATCGTCGACGCGCTG
- a CDS encoding alpha/beta fold hydrolase, translated as MSALQAQMPAVKHAAVNGLDMAYYEAGPREGVPIVLCHGFPELAFSWRHQIKALADAGRWVIAPDQRGYGLTSGPQAVADYDMEHLTGDLVGLLDHLGAEKAVFCGHDWGGIVVWQMPLMHRDRVAGVIGLNTPFLPRSPVDPIVIFRARFGPDMYIVWFQTPGDADAVLGADVEKTMRFFMRKPAALTAATQPPPEGGSTFAFKDLLARWDPTDQGSQLLSAEELAVFVESFRRTGFTGGINWYRNFTRNWERSEGLPTRIDGLPCLMITAENDAVLTPAMAEGMPGMIGDLEMHMIHGSGHWTQQEKPQEVNRLILDWMDRRFPR; from the coding sequence ATGTCAGCCCTGCAAGCGCAAATGCCCGCGGTGAAGCACGCCGCGGTGAACGGCCTCGACATGGCCTACTACGAAGCCGGCCCGCGCGAAGGCGTTCCCATCGTCCTGTGCCACGGCTTCCCGGAGCTGGCCTTCTCCTGGCGACACCAGATCAAGGCCCTGGCCGACGCCGGCCGCTGGGTGATCGCCCCGGACCAGCGCGGCTATGGCCTGACCTCCGGGCCGCAGGCGGTCGCCGACTACGACATGGAGCACCTCACCGGCGACCTCGTGGGCCTGCTGGACCACCTGGGCGCGGAGAAGGCGGTGTTCTGCGGCCACGACTGGGGCGGCATCGTCGTCTGGCAGATGCCGCTGATGCATCGCGACCGGGTGGCCGGGGTCATCGGGCTGAACACGCCGTTCCTGCCGCGCTCGCCGGTCGATCCCATCGTCATCTTCCGCGCCCGCTTCGGGCCCGACATGTACATCGTCTGGTTCCAGACGCCGGGGGACGCCGACGCCGTGCTCGGCGCCGACGTGGAGAAGACCATGCGCTTCTTCATGCGCAAGCCGGCCGCCCTGACCGCCGCCACGCAGCCGCCGCCGGAAGGCGGCTCCACCTTCGCCTTCAAGGACCTGCTGGCCCGCTGGGACCCGACCGACCAGGGCAGTCAGCTGCTGAGCGCCGAGGAGCTGGCGGTGTTCGTCGAGAGTTTCCGCCGCACCGGCTTCACCGGCGGGATCAACTGGTACCGCAACTTCACGCGGAACTGGGAGCGCTCGGAGGGCCTTCCCACCCGCATCGACGGATTGCCGTGCCTGATGATCACCGCCGAGAACGACGCCGTGCTGACGCCGGCCATGGCGGAGGGCATGCCCGGCATGATCGGTGACCTGGAGATGCACATGATCCACGGATCCGGCCACTGGACGCAGCAGGAGAAGCCGCAGGAGGTCAACCGGCTGATCCTTGACTGGATGGACCGGCGCTTCCCGCGGTAG
- a CDS encoding multidrug effflux MFS transporter: MIERAPTEPTPWGLVILLGALTALGPLAIDMYLPSLPSIGSDLHASASQTQSTVAAFLAGMAIGQFLYGPASDRFGRKPPILIGIVIYVAASAACALAKSPDLLIVARFVQAFGACAGGVVSRAVVRDRFGHAETARVLSLMMLIMGLAPILAPLLGGVFLTLGGWRVIFWFMTAFGLIMGLATVLRMKESRSEATSAQARSENPIKAYAALLRQPRLIGYALAGCLNGAMLFTYVATSPELLIQTYRIPASAFGWVFGLNAVGIIGGNQVNRFLLRRRTPDQVLARSSLIAVGFALVLALAAVTGIGGAWSVLGVLFLLLSTYGFMQGNTMAGALNVDPLRAGSTSALIGGLSFGTGAIASWAAGVLYDGTPRPMALVMLVTLIGSALAVHLLALPKRG, translated from the coding sequence ATGATCGAGCGGGCGCCAACTGAGCCGACGCCGTGGGGGCTGGTGATCCTGTTGGGGGCGCTCACCGCGCTCGGTCCGCTGGCCATCGACATGTACCTGCCGAGCCTGCCCTCCATCGGGTCGGACCTGCACGCCTCGGCCTCGCAGACGCAGTCCACCGTCGCCGCCTTCCTGGCCGGCATGGCCATCGGCCAGTTCCTCTATGGCCCGGCGTCGGACCGTTTCGGGCGCAAGCCGCCGATCCTGATCGGCATCGTGATCTATGTGGCGGCGTCGGCCGCCTGCGCCCTGGCGAAATCGCCCGACCTCCTGATCGTCGCCCGCTTCGTGCAGGCGTTCGGCGCCTGCGCCGGCGGGGTGGTCAGCCGCGCCGTCGTCCGCGACCGCTTCGGCCACGCCGAGACAGCGCGGGTGCTGTCGCTGATGATGCTGATCATGGGGCTGGCGCCGATCCTGGCGCCGCTGCTGGGCGGGGTGTTCCTGACCCTCGGCGGGTGGCGCGTGATCTTCTGGTTCATGACCGCCTTCGGCCTGATCATGGGCCTCGCCACCGTCTTGCGGATGAAGGAGTCGCGCTCGGAGGCGACCTCGGCCCAGGCCCGCTCGGAGAACCCGATCAAGGCCTATGCGGCGCTGCTCCGGCAGCCGCGGCTGATCGGCTACGCCCTGGCGGGGTGCCTGAACGGGGCGATGCTGTTCACCTATGTGGCGACCTCGCCGGAGCTGCTGATCCAGACCTACAGGATCCCGGCCTCGGCGTTCGGCTGGGTGTTCGGGCTGAACGCCGTGGGCATCATCGGCGGCAACCAGGTGAACCGGTTCCTGCTGCGCCGCCGCACCCCCGACCAGGTGCTGGCGCGCTCCAGCCTGATCGCCGTGGGGTTCGCCCTGGTGCTGGCGCTGGCCGCGGTGACCGGGATCGGCGGGGCGTGGAGCGTGCTCGGCGTGCTGTTCCTGCTGCTCTCGACCTACGGCTTCATGCAGGGCAACACCATGGCCGGCGCCCTCAACGTCGATCCGCTGCGGGCCGGCTCGACCTCGGCGCTGATCGGCGGCCTGTCGTTCGGCACCGGGGCCATCGCCTCCTGGGCGGCCGGCGTGCTGTACGACGGCACGCCGCGGCCGATGGCGCTGGTGATGCTGGTGACGCTGATCGGGTCGGCGCTGGCCGTCCACCTGCTGGCGTTGCCCAAGCGCGGCTGA
- a CDS encoding DUF423 domain-containing protein — translation MGAFAAHGIADPKAQEWLRTGAQYGFMHVLATYAAAGMMQLGARRARFAPALFLPGVALFSGSLYAMALGGPRWLGAVTPIGGLLFLAGWLVLAWAAAEIERS, via the coding sequence ATGGGCGCGTTCGCGGCGCACGGGATCGCCGATCCCAAGGCCCAGGAGTGGCTGCGGACCGGCGCGCAGTACGGCTTCATGCACGTGCTGGCGACCTACGCCGCCGCGGGGATGATGCAGCTGGGCGCCCGCCGCGCCCGCTTCGCGCCGGCGCTGTTCCTGCCGGGCGTCGCGCTGTTCTCGGGCTCGCTCTATGCGATGGCGCTGGGCGGCCCGCGCTGGCTGGGGGCGGTGACGCCGATCGGCGGCCTGCTGTTCCTCGCCGGCTGGCTGGTGCTGGCCTGGGCAGCGGCGGAGATCGAGCGCAGCTGA
- a CDS encoding amidase — translation MDDYSDYDGLGLAELVRKREVTPGELAEAAIERIERHNPTLNAVVYKGYDDARAWAKGELPDGPFRGVPFLIKDLGMPVAGWPRSYGSRFARGVVDTEDGDLTRRYRQAGVVPLGKTNTPEYGITGTTEGAFLGACRNPWNPRHISGGSSGGAAAAVAAGIVPMAHASDGLGSIRIPAACCGLVGLKVTRDRNPNGADDTAYAMGFTVDHVVTRTVRDSAAMLDATGTPRADAPFAAPPKERPYVEEIERSPGRLRIAWSSETPSGRPIDPQIQAALERTADLLKQLGHEVVEKGMGLDYRALYAARAPVSGANFAADMARLIEQVGREPEQDELEPLTWASLKGGRKVTGEMAWRGWQDLRVLNRRTLAFFQDWDVYLSPVMGAPVPEIGHMDPVNLEPREVNRRQGAVFPFTPPFNFSGQPSLSLPLEMSADGLPVGMMFTARFADEATLFRLAAQLEKEVPWKRRRPQVWG, via the coding sequence GTGGACGACTATTCCGACTACGACGGGCTCGGTCTGGCGGAGCTGGTCCGCAAGCGCGAGGTCACGCCGGGCGAGCTGGCCGAGGCCGCCATCGAACGGATCGAGCGGCACAATCCCACGCTCAACGCGGTGGTCTACAAGGGCTACGACGACGCCCGCGCCTGGGCGAAGGGCGAGCTGCCCGACGGGCCGTTCCGCGGCGTGCCCTTCCTGATCAAGGACCTCGGCATGCCGGTCGCCGGCTGGCCGCGCAGCTACGGCAGCCGCTTCGCACGCGGCGTGGTCGACACCGAGGATGGCGACCTCACCCGCCGCTACCGCCAGGCCGGCGTCGTGCCGCTGGGCAAGACCAACACGCCGGAATACGGCATCACCGGCACGACGGAGGGCGCCTTCCTCGGCGCCTGCCGCAATCCCTGGAACCCGCGCCACATCTCCGGCGGCTCCTCCGGCGGCGCGGCCGCGGCGGTGGCGGCCGGGATCGTGCCGATGGCGCACGCCTCCGACGGCCTGGGCTCGATCCGCATCCCCGCCGCCTGCTGCGGCCTGGTGGGGCTGAAGGTGACCCGCGACCGCAACCCGAACGGCGCCGACGACACCGCCTACGCCATGGGCTTCACCGTCGACCACGTGGTCACCCGCACCGTCCGCGACAGCGCCGCCATGCTGGACGCCACCGGCACGCCGCGCGCCGACGCCCCGTTCGCCGCCCCGCCGAAGGAGCGCCCCTACGTCGAGGAGATCGAGCGCAGCCCGGGCCGGCTGCGCATCGCCTGGTCCTCCGAGACGCCGTCCGGCCGGCCGATCGATCCGCAGATCCAGGCGGCGCTGGAGCGGACCGCGGACCTCCTGAAGCAACTCGGGCACGAGGTGGTCGAGAAGGGCATGGGGCTCGACTACCGCGCGCTCTACGCCGCCCGCGCGCCGGTCTCGGGCGCCAACTTCGCCGCCGACATGGCGCGGCTGATCGAACAGGTCGGCCGCGAACCCGAACAGGACGAGCTGGAGCCGCTGACCTGGGCCTCGCTGAAGGGCGGCCGCAAGGTGACCGGGGAGATGGCCTGGCGCGGCTGGCAGGACCTGCGGGTGTTGAACCGCCGGACGCTGGCCTTCTTCCAGGACTGGGACGTCTACCTCAGCCCGGTGATGGGCGCGCCGGTCCCGGAGATCGGCCACATGGACCCGGTGAACCTGGAGCCGCGGGAGGTGAACCGCCGGCAGGGCGCGGTCTTCCCGTTCACGCCGCCGTTCAACTTCTCCGGCCAGCCGTCCCTCTCCCTGCCGCTGGAGATGTCCGCCGACGGCCTGCCGGTGGGGATGATGTTCACCGCCCGCTTCGCCGACGAGGCCACCCTCTTCCGCCTCGCCGCGCAGCTGGAGAAGGAAGTTCCCTGGAAGCGCCGCCGCCCGCAGGTCTGGGGTTGA
- a CDS encoding MFS transporter: MSLPVRLGLFYGTIFVGTGANSPYMPVWFAHHGLSGAQIGLILSLPMLARVFTAPLLAVWADSFKYRRTGLILLSLAVAIAYALMALPFGFAWWMVVWFAASSMFPTLSPLTDVIVLSRARKDGFNYGWPRGIGSAAFIVANLGMGALLARGSPELVLVWITAAVTLTAVGARLLLPPDLVHEAGHVPAAGERMAGLGGLLRDPAFLTAVLAAGLIQSAHAFYYGFSTLAWKQQGIPEHVTGMLWAVGVTAEVGFLWFMEPWRRRVGPRNLLVLGGAGAVVRWGALAFSPPLWALFPLQTLHVLSYAATFLASLQLVERLSTPRNATAAQAINSALSGGVLSGLATLGSGWLFDRFGAHGYLLMAAMTAAGLVGAVRLYGVRRLDPA; encoded by the coding sequence ATGTCGCTCCCCGTCCGCCTGGGCCTCTTCTATGGGACGATCTTCGTCGGCACCGGGGCGAACTCGCCCTACATGCCGGTGTGGTTCGCCCATCACGGCCTGTCGGGGGCGCAGATCGGGCTGATCCTGTCGCTGCCGATGCTGGCGCGGGTGTTCACCGCGCCGCTGCTGGCGGTCTGGGCCGACAGCTTCAAATATCGCCGCACCGGTCTGATTTTGCTGAGCCTTGCGGTGGCGATCGCCTACGCCCTGATGGCCCTGCCGTTCGGCTTCGCCTGGTGGATGGTGGTCTGGTTCGCCGCCTCGTCGATGTTCCCGACGCTGTCGCCGCTGACCGACGTCATCGTCCTGTCGCGGGCGCGGAAAGACGGGTTCAACTACGGCTGGCCGCGCGGCATCGGCTCGGCCGCCTTCATCGTCGCCAACCTCGGGATGGGCGCCCTCTTGGCCCGCGGCTCGCCGGAGCTGGTGCTGGTGTGGATCACCGCGGCGGTGACCCTGACCGCGGTGGGCGCGCGGCTGCTGTTGCCGCCCGACCTGGTGCACGAGGCCGGCCACGTCCCGGCCGCCGGCGAGCGGATGGCGGGCCTCGGCGGCCTGCTGCGCGACCCGGCGTTCCTGACCGCGGTGCTGGCGGCCGGCCTGATCCAGTCGGCGCACGCCTTCTACTACGGCTTCTCGACGCTGGCCTGGAAGCAGCAGGGCATCCCGGAGCACGTCACCGGCATGCTCTGGGCGGTGGGGGTGACGGCGGAGGTCGGCTTCCTCTGGTTCATGGAGCCGTGGCGGCGGCGGGTGGGGCCGCGCAACCTGCTGGTGCTGGGCGGCGCGGGGGCCGTCGTGCGCTGGGGCGCGCTGGCGTTCTCGCCGCCGCTCTGGGCGCTGTTCCCCCTGCAGACCCTGCACGTGCTCAGCTATGCGGCGACCTTCCTGGCCTCCCTGCAGCTGGTGGAGCGGCTGTCGACGCCGCGCAACGCCACGGCCGCCCAGGCGATCAACTCGGCGCTCTCCGGCGGCGTGCTCTCCGGCCTCGCCACCCTGGGCTCCGGCTGGCTGTTCGACCGCTTCGGGGCTCACGGCTACCTGCTGATGGCGGCGATGACCGCCGCCGGCCTGGTGGGCGCGGTCCGGCTCTACGGGGTGCGCCGGCTCGATCCCGCCTAG
- a CDS encoding zinc-dependent alcohol dehydrogenase family protein: protein MRALNVSEPWGLDHLKVVELPDPKPGPGEVLVRMRTVSLNYRDLMMVQGMYGRAGAMAGAITPFSDGCGVVEALGEGVTRLAVGDRVATMFFQGWICGPPTLEKAQTALGYPIPGAGRELGVFSQEGLSKVPDFLSDQEVATLPCAGLTAWRALFEDARLQPGDTVVLQGTGGVSVFGLQFAHAAGLKTVITSSSDEKLERARALGADHLVNYRQTPEWSKPVREATGGRGADFVMEVGGGGTIQQSMRAVRIGGHIAIIGVVAGAGEGFNPAGLIGNSARLQGVFVGSRDMFEAMCRAIELHRIHPVVDRVFPWTEAAAGLEAMRAGQHFGKIVLEF, encoded by the coding sequence ATGCGCGCGCTCAACGTTTCGGAACCCTGGGGCCTCGACCATCTGAAGGTGGTCGAACTGCCCGACCCCAAGCCTGGCCCCGGCGAGGTGCTGGTGCGGATGCGGACGGTCTCGCTGAACTACCGCGACCTGATGATGGTCCAGGGGATGTACGGCCGCGCGGGCGCCATGGCCGGCGCGATCACGCCCTTCTCGGACGGCTGCGGGGTGGTGGAGGCGCTGGGCGAGGGCGTCACCCGCCTGGCGGTCGGCGACCGCGTGGCGACCATGTTCTTCCAGGGCTGGATCTGCGGGCCGCCCACCCTGGAGAAGGCGCAGACCGCGCTCGGCTATCCGATCCCGGGCGCCGGGCGGGAGCTCGGTGTGTTCAGCCAAGAGGGGCTGTCAAAGGTCCCGGATTTCCTCAGCGACCAGGAGGTCGCGACGCTGCCGTGCGCGGGGCTCACCGCCTGGCGGGCGCTGTTCGAGGACGCCCGGCTGCAGCCGGGCGACACGGTTGTCCTGCAGGGCACGGGCGGGGTCTCGGTGTTCGGGCTGCAGTTCGCGCACGCGGCGGGCCTGAAGACGGTGATCACCTCGTCCTCCGACGAGAAGCTGGAGCGGGCCAGGGCGCTGGGTGCGGACCACCTGGTGAACTATCGCCAGACGCCGGAATGGTCGAAGCCGGTGCGCGAGGCCACCGGCGGGCGCGGCGCGGACTTCGTCATGGAGGTTGGCGGCGGCGGCACCATCCAGCAGAGCATGCGGGCGGTCCGCATCGGCGGGCACATCGCCATCATCGGCGTGGTGGCCGGCGCCGGCGAGGGCTTCAACCCCGCGGGCCTGATCGGCAACTCCGCCCGGCTGCAAGGCGTGTTCGTGGGCTCGCGGGACATGTTCGAAGCCATGTGCCGGGCCATCGAGCTGCATCGGATCCACCCGGTGGTCGACCGGGTCTTTCCATGGACCGAGGCGGCCGCCGGGCTGGAGGCCATGCGCGCCGGCCAGCACTTCGGCAAGATCGTGCTCGAGTTCTGA
- the cysN gene encoding sulfate adenylyltransferase subunit CysN — MAHQSDLIAEDIEAYLHQHQHKSLLRFLTCGSVDDGKSTLIGRLLYDSKMIFEDQLAALEADSKRVGTQGGDIDFALLVDGLAAEREQGITIDVAYRFFSTDKRKFIVADTPGHEQYTRNMVTGASTADAAVILIDARKGVLTQTRRHSYLVSLLGIRHVVLAINKMDLVDWSQARFDEILADYRAFAAQIGLTDFTAIPMSALKGENITEPSAKTPWYAGPPLMRWLEDAPVEDDLRSQPFRMPVQWVNRPNLDFRGFSGFIASGVVRPGDRLKALPSGRESRVERIVTLGGDLPEAAAGQSVTLTLADEIDVSRGDVLAQADAPPAVADQFEATIVWFDEEAMLPGRSYLMKLGTRTTAAQIAEPKYKVNVNTLEHLAATRLELNEIGVCNLALDAAIAFDPYADNKDLGGFILIDRISNRTVGAGMLHFALRRSQNIHWQALDLNKEVRSASKGQKARVVWLTGLSGAGKSTIANMVERRLHVDGRHTYLLDGDNVRHGLNKDLGFTDEDRVENIRRVAEVAKLMVDAGLIVLVSFISPFRAERRMARELVGEREFVEVFVDTPLAEAERRDVKGLYKKARAGELKNFTGVDSPYEPPEHPEIHIDTTRLSPEEAAEIIVARLEGGFDPGI; from the coding sequence ATGGCCCACCAATCCGACCTGATCGCCGAGGACATCGAGGCCTACCTCCATCAGCACCAGCACAAGTCGCTGCTGCGCTTCCTCACCTGCGGCTCGGTGGACGACGGCAAGTCGACGCTGATCGGCCGGCTGCTCTACGACTCCAAGATGATCTTCGAGGACCAGCTGGCGGCCCTCGAAGCCGACTCCAAGCGGGTCGGCACCCAGGGCGGCGACATCGACTTCGCCCTCTTGGTGGACGGCCTCGCCGCCGAGCGCGAGCAGGGCATCACCATCGACGTCGCCTACCGCTTCTTCTCGACGGACAAGCGCAAGTTCATCGTCGCCGACACCCCCGGCCACGAGCAGTACACCCGCAACATGGTCACCGGCGCCTCGACCGCCGACGCCGCGGTGATCCTAATCGACGCCCGCAAGGGCGTGCTGACCCAGACCCGCCGGCACAGCTATCTGGTGAGCCTCCTGGGCATCCGCCACGTGGTGCTGGCGATCAACAAGATGGACCTGGTGGACTGGTCGCAAGCCCGGTTCGACGAGATCCTCGCCGACTACCGCGCCTTCGCCGCCCAGATCGGCCTCACCGACTTCACCGCCATCCCGATGTCGGCGCTGAAGGGCGAGAACATCACCGAGCCCTCGGCCAAGACGCCCTGGTACGCCGGCCCGCCGCTGATGCGCTGGCTGGAGGACGCGCCGGTCGAGGACGACCTGCGCAGCCAGCCGTTCCGCATGCCGGTGCAGTGGGTGAACCGCCCCAACCTCGACTTCCGCGGCTTCTCCGGCTTCATCGCCTCGGGCGTGGTGCGGCCCGGCGACAGGCTGAAGGCCCTGCCGTCCGGCCGCGAGAGCAGGGTCGAGCGCATCGTCACCCTGGGCGGCGACCTGCCCGAGGCGGCGGCCGGCCAGTCGGTGACCCTGACCCTGGCCGACGAGATCGACGTCTCCCGCGGCGACGTCCTCGCCCAGGCCGACGCGCCGCCGGCCGTCGCCGACCAGTTCGAGGCCACCATCGTCTGGTTCGACGAGGAGGCCATGCTGCCGGGCCGCTCCTACCTGATGAAGCTCGGGACCCGCACCACCGCCGCGCAGATCGCCGAGCCCAAGTACAAGGTCAACGTCAACACCCTCGAGCACCTGGCCGCGACGCGGCTGGAGCTGAACGAGATCGGCGTCTGCAACCTGGCGCTCGACGCGGCCATCGCCTTCGACCCCTACGCCGACAACAAGGACCTCGGCGGCTTCATCCTCATCGACCGGATCTCCAACCGCACGGTCGGCGCGGGCATGCTGCATTTCGCGCTGCGCCGCAGCCAGAACATCCACTGGCAGGCGCTGGACCTGAACAAGGAGGTCCGCTCCGCGTCCAAGGGCCAGAAGGCGCGCGTCGTCTGGCTGACCGGGCTGTCGGGCGCCGGCAAGTCGACCATCGCCAACATGGTCGAGCGCCGCCTGCACGTGGACGGCCGCCACACCTACCTGCTCGACGGCGACAACGTCCGCCACGGCCTCAACAAGGACCTGGGCTTCACCGACGAGGACCGGGTCGAGAACATCCGCCGCGTCGCCGAGGTGGCCAAGCTGATGGTCGACGCCGGGCTGATCGTGCTGGTGTCCTTCATCTCCCCGTTCCGCGCCGAGCGGCGGATGGCCCGCGAGCTGGTGGGCGAGCGCGAGTTCGTCGAGGTGTTCGTCGACACTCCCCTGGCCGAGGCCGAGCGCCGCGACGTCAAGGGCCTCTACAAGAAGGCCCGGGCCGGCGAGCTGAAGAACTTCACCGGCGTCGACAGCCCCTACGAGCCGCCGGAGCACCCCGAGATCCACATCGACACCACCAGGCTCTCGCCGGAAGAGGCGGCTGAGATCATCGTGGCGCGGCTGGAAGGCGGCTTCGACCCCGGCATCTGA